A region of Terriglobales bacterium DNA encodes the following proteins:
- the vapB gene encoding type II toxin-antitoxin system VapB family antitoxin, with protein MYMPKRKRPPSEVASSQRKAKIFMNNRSQAVRLPKEFQFKVSEVFIRKQGSDIVLSPRPLDWSSYFASGPVASDSFMENVEDLPVQDRDS; from the coding sequence ATGTATATGCCAAAGAGAAAACGACCTCCGTCAGAAGTCGCCTCTTCCCAACGGAAAGCCAAAATCTTCATGAACAACCGCAGTCAGGCTGTTCGTCTACCCAAGGAGTTCCAATTCAAAGTCTCTGAGGTATTCATACGGAAGCAAGGAAGCGATATCGTTCTATCGCCTCGCCCGTTGGATTGGTCCTCCTACTTTGCTTCGGGGCCAGTGGCGTCTGACTCGTTTATGGAAAATGTCGAAGACCTGCCGGTACAGGACCGTGATTCGTAA
- the tadA gene encoding tRNA adenosine(34) deaminase TadA, with amino-acid sequence MSPDEIWMERALAEAADAQSAGEVPVGCVIVKAGELVATGQNRNLRDNDPSAHAEIVALRAAGAKLRNHRLEGCEIYVIIEPCAMCAGAMVHARLKRLVYGAADPKAGAVDSVMNVLNHPQLNHQMEVTGGVLGEQCSQLLRDFFRAKRVGN; translated from the coding sequence ATGTCGCCAGATGAGATATGGATGGAACGCGCCCTCGCCGAAGCCGCTGACGCACAGTCCGCAGGCGAGGTGCCCGTCGGGTGTGTGATCGTGAAGGCAGGGGAGCTAGTCGCAACCGGGCAGAACCGAAACCTGCGTGATAACGACCCGTCAGCACACGCCGAGATCGTCGCGTTGCGAGCAGCGGGAGCCAAGCTCCGGAACCATCGTCTCGAGGGCTGTGAGATTTACGTGATCATTGAGCCTTGCGCGATGTGCGCAGGCGCGATGGTACACGCCCGTCTGAAGCGACTGGTGTACGGCGCAGCCGACCCAAAAGCTGGGGCGGTCGATTCAGTGATGAATGTCCTGAATCATCCTCAGCTCAATCATCAGATGGAAGTCACGGGAGGAGTGCTGGGCGAACAATGTTCGCAGCTTTTGCGCGACTTCTTTCGCGCGAAGCGGGTCGGGAATTGA